The following is a genomic window from Halococcus sediminicola.
TGGCGCTGGGCGAGAGACCTACCAATCGGTCGAAGCGCTGTTGTTCAGTCGACTCGGACTCGGAGAACGCGGTCACTGGCAGTGGGCATACCGATTGAGAGTCGCCATGCAACCCTCGTAAATCCTTCCATCTCGGTCCCAGCCAAGCCCGAATGATAAATTTGCGAATATATCACTCATTTTTATAGAGTGTGATTAGCTACTGTTGAATTCGGTCAGTTGTGTCGGCTGAGATGGACTGGAATCGCCTGGAGAGCGAGATGAATTCCAATTCCTTATTCGTCAGCAATGAATTGGAGTCTTCTTCGTCCAGTGACATCTACACTGGGGCAGCAGCCGATGATGTATTACTGAGGCGTACGTCGAAGACTGCATGAAACTGGAAGCGTATCTCGATGAGTTCAACGCACGTGACTGGGAACCCGACACCGAACCTGAGGATGGACCGCTTCGGATGGCTGTCATCGGACTTGGTGGATTCGCTCTGAATCGAGCGCTCCCCGCGATCAAGCAAACGACTCAGTGTGAAACAACAGTCGTCGTGAGCGGTTCATCGGAGAAGACCGAGATGGTTGCGACGCAATTCGAAGCTGACCACACTCTCGACTACGAGGAGTTTCACGCAGGGAAAGCAACTGACGCTTACGACGCGGTGTATATCGCTACCCCGCCTGCGTTCCACCTCGAGTATGCCAAAACTGCCGCCGAGTACGGAAAGCATGTTCTGTGTGAGAAGCCGATGGAGGCTACCGTCGAGCGCGCCGAGCGGATGGTTCGTGTCTGCGAGGAAGCGGGTGTGACGCTGATGATCGCGTATCGGCTGCAGACCGAACCGGCCGTGCGTCGGCTTCGCGAGCTGATACAGGATGGGTTCATTGGCGAACCCGTGTATCTCCACGGCCAGTTCTCATCAAAGATTCTTGATAACGACCGCACGGATGACGTCTGGCGTGTCGATCCCGACGTTGCAGGTGGTGGAGCGCTGATGGACCTCGGAGTCTATCCGCTGAACACGAGTCGGTTTCTCTTGGGAACGGATCCGGTCGCCGTACAGGCGAGAACGGCGACACCCCATGAGGAGTTCAATGGCGTCGACGAACACGTCTCGTTTCAGCTTTCGTTTCCTGACGAGGTGACCGGGTCGTTCACGGCGAGTTTCAACGCCCATCGGGACAGTCGGTTGCAGGTGGTTGGCACTGAGGGACGCGTTTTGATCGAGTCGGCGTTCGGTGCGATGGTCAACCGCGACAACGTCATCGAGCGGGGCGACATGCACACCGAATTCACAGGCCCGTACGTCAACGAGGTCGTCGAAGAGTTCGAATACTTCGCAACGAAGGTATTGACTGAAACAAGTCCGGAACCGGATGGTTCGCACGGGCTCACGGATCTCGAAGTGATGACCGAGGCGTACGAGTCGGCAGAGACAGGTTCATGGGTCACGCTTCGCTGAGCGAAACCATCGCTTATACGCACTCGGGCTACTGAATCTCTGTCTGAGACGCTAACAGGGAGAGCAGGGTGGTCACCGACGGGGGAGAGGGGAAGGAGGTGGCCCACGGCGCGAACAATGTGGACAGCACTTATCTCGTGTGCGTGACGACGCAGACGATACCAGGCGGGATCCGAGCAACACGTCGAATCATTCTGTCTCTCATGGGTTGAGAGCCCCGCAGTTTTCATCGTCTTATTTCTTCTCTACCGCGTGATAAGCGCCTGTTCGAGGCGCTGACGAGCCGTGTGAAGGTGTGAGGAGAGCTCCGCAAGATCGGCCAGAACAGGATATGTGACTGACAGCGATTCGTAGAGGTACTTATTGAGTTCTTCGTCGGTGTGGCTCGGTCCAGGGATGCGTTGGCTGTGGAGCGCTGCTTGGCGTTCGGCTGCATGGTCGTCACACTGTGTTTGGAACTCGGACAGACGCTCGTAGGTAGAGATGACTTCATTTGTCGACCAGGCTGTGAGAGGCCGCTGATTCATCTCGGTGAGGGTACTGTTCATTGCTTCGAGCGTGTCACGCATCTGTTGAAGATCGTCGGCTTCGCGGTCGAATGCGCTGAGCAGCGTTGTGCGACTTTCGACGGCTTTCTGACATCCTGTGAGAAGCGTTTGATGAACCGGAGGTGTAAGAGAGTTAGTAGTGGCGAGCGCACTAGCAAGTTCCGGGCTGAATTCTTCGGCAAGGTCATCGTCGAGCGATTGATTGTAGTCTTCTTCGTAGTGAGGCACGCTCATGACTGTCTCACGGTAGGCGTTCCGTACGTGCTTGACCTGTTCTGGGGAAGACGTCGTTTCAGAAGCACCCATGATCGCGCTTTTGACTCTCGTTATCGCGGGAGAGGGAGGTGCGTGTACGTCCATGGCAGTAACGCGCTTGCGAAACTGAGCGAAGGCGGCTCGTTCAGCTTCGAGGCGCTCGCGTTCGTCATCGAGCGCGGCTACTGCCGCTTCTATCTGTTGTGTGACCGTGGTATCGGCTATTGCTTCCATGCTCTGTTGGGTGAATATATAATGGAGGGTTTAAATCAGTGTGGTAAGAGGTACCATTTGAGGCCATATATGAATAGAGAGAAGTAACTGGCCCCAACAAAGACGAAGATTGCGAAGAACGCATTACAATGACAATCATCGTCAATGCCTGCAGTTTAGAAGAGCAAACGGTGGGGGGCATGGCTCTTTGAACGACCCCTGAACGCTCGTTTGAAGGCGTGGTTTTATCTCTACAAACCTCACGAAACAGGGAGAAGACGGCTGAAAACGGCGTCAAATACTGTTGCAACAACACAAAATCAGAGACAGTACGAGGTCGTTAGTGGCCCACTTCGAGCTTATCACCGACTTTCATGCCTTCGAGTTGATCACTGATATTCTCGACGTTGCTGTCGAGTTCGGTGACGAACTCGTGTGCTTGGTCGGTCGTGGTGGCACCTTGGCTCGTGGGCTCGATTAATCCCTCTTCTTCGAGGACACGCAACGAGTAACGGATTTTGTGGTGTGGGTGGCCACTTTCGTTCGACATTTTCACGATGCCGATAGGCTCGTTTTCGAGGACCATCCGCAACACTTCGAAGTGGCGCAGCAGCATATCGACCTCTTTTTCCAGTCGATCTATCATAATACCGGCTATCATGCAGCGATGTGAGTTAACTCTTGTTACTCTTTTTGTGGTGACTCTCTGGTAGCGACGCTTGGTGGATGGGCACTTCTGGGTAAAGAAATCTCGGCGTTGACAATCGTCGGGTTTGCGACGATCTTCGTTGGGTTTGCGATCATTAGTCACGATCCGATCACGAGGAAG
Proteins encoded in this region:
- the gfo6 gene encoding D-xylose 1-dehydrogenase Gfo6 — encoded protein: MKLEAYLDEFNARDWEPDTEPEDGPLRMAVIGLGGFALNRALPAIKQTTQCETTVVVSGSSEKTEMVATQFEADHTLDYEEFHAGKATDAYDAVYIATPPAFHLEYAKTAAEYGKHVLCEKPMEATVERAERMVRVCEEAGVTLMIAYRLQTEPAVRRLRELIQDGFIGEPVYLHGQFSSKILDNDRTDDVWRVDPDVAGGGALMDLGVYPLNTSRFLLGTDPVAVQARTATPHEEFNGVDEHVSFQLSFPDEVTGSFTASFNAHRDSRLQVVGTEGRVLIESAFGAMVNRDNVIERGDMHTEFTGPYVNEVVEEFEYFATKVLTETSPEPDGSHGLTDLEVMTEAYESAETGSWVTLR
- a CDS encoding DUF7260 family protein, with product MEAIADTTVTQQIEAAVAALDDERERLEAERAAFAQFRKRVTAMDVHAPPSPAITRVKSAIMGASETTSSPEQVKHVRNAYRETVMSVPHYEEDYNQSLDDDLAEEFSPELASALATTNSLTPPVHQTLLTGCQKAVESRTTLLSAFDREADDLQQMRDTLEAMNSTLTEMNQRPLTAWSTNEVISTYERLSEFQTQCDDHAAERQAALHSQRIPGPSHTDEELNKYLYESLSVTYPVLADLAELSSHLHTARQRLEQALITR